A genomic window from Streptomyces sp. WMMC940 includes:
- a CDS encoding SDR family NAD(P)-dependent oxidoreductase — MYATTPSTTPAASDGMVTDEELASLGRLVERLRGLPLEDPVRMRGEEIAASFARESRNKRRKARRKARSDADALLTAATATGAPDRREDAALESRHGTVGTYLKPRHCYVCKSPYRQADAFYHRLCPACASDNAGRRSLRTDLSGRRVLLTGGRVKIGFQLALMMLRDGAQVLVTSRFPHDAVRRFHAVPGSGEWIDRLTVVAIDLRDPRQVLGLCDRLRADGEPLDILVNNAAQTIRRPPESYALLASGEGGERPAGVLTAPGYAPEVVTAGRSASLDLVLAGADEAGLLPDLSAANSWSARIGELDPAELLEVQLVNAVAPALLCDRLLPLLLASPRPRRYVVNVSAVEGRFAVRNKTGGHPHTNMAKAALNMLTRTSAHELAAQGVHMCSVDTGWITDENPAPRKARIAAAGTRTPLDIVDGAARVYDPIVRGEAGAPVSGVFLKDYRVADW, encoded by the coding sequence ATGTACGCGACGACGCCGAGCACGACCCCGGCCGCGTCGGACGGCATGGTCACGGACGAGGAACTGGCCTCTCTCGGCCGCCTGGTGGAACGGCTGCGCGGCCTTCCGCTGGAGGATCCGGTGCGGATGCGCGGCGAGGAGATCGCCGCCTCCTTCGCCCGGGAGAGCCGCAACAAGCGCCGCAAGGCCCGCCGGAAGGCACGTTCCGATGCCGATGCCCTGCTCACCGCCGCCACCGCGACCGGTGCCCCCGACCGGCGGGAGGATGCCGCGCTGGAGTCGCGCCACGGCACGGTGGGCACGTACCTGAAGCCTCGTCACTGCTATGTCTGCAAGTCGCCGTACCGACAGGCCGACGCCTTCTACCACCGGCTCTGCCCCGCCTGCGCGAGCGACAACGCCGGGCGGCGGTCGCTGCGCACCGACCTGTCCGGCCGGCGGGTCCTGCTCACCGGCGGCCGGGTGAAGATCGGCTTCCAACTGGCTCTGATGATGCTGCGGGACGGCGCGCAGGTGCTGGTCACCAGTCGCTTCCCGCACGACGCCGTACGCCGCTTCCACGCCGTGCCGGGCAGCGGGGAGTGGATCGACCGGCTCACCGTCGTCGCGATCGACCTGCGCGACCCGCGCCAGGTCCTCGGACTGTGCGACCGGCTGCGGGCCGACGGCGAGCCGCTCGACATACTCGTCAACAACGCCGCACAGACGATACGCCGGCCGCCGGAGTCGTACGCGCTGCTCGCGTCCGGTGAGGGCGGGGAGCGTCCGGCGGGAGTGCTGACCGCTCCCGGGTACGCGCCGGAGGTCGTCACCGCCGGCCGGTCCGCCTCGCTCGACCTCGTGCTCGCCGGCGCAGACGAGGCCGGGCTGCTGCCCGACCTCTCGGCCGCCAACTCCTGGTCCGCGCGCATCGGCGAGCTCGACCCGGCCGAACTCCTCGAGGTGCAGCTCGTCAACGCCGTCGCCCCGGCGCTGCTGTGCGACCGGCTGCTGCCGCTGCTGCTCGCCTCGCCGCGTCCGCGCCGCTACGTCGTCAACGTGTCCGCCGTGGAGGGGCGGTTCGCCGTGCGCAACAAGACCGGCGGCCACCCCCACACCAACATGGCGAAGGCGGCTCTCAACATGCTGACCCGTACGAGTGCGCACGAACTCGCCGCGCAGGGCGTGCACATGTGCAGCGTGGACACGGGATGGATCACCGACGAGAACCCGGCCCCGCGGAAGGCGCGGATCGCCGCTGCCGGTACCCGCACACCGCTCGACATCGTGGACGGCGCGGCCCGCGTGTACGACCCGATCGTGCGGGGCGAGGCGGGCGCGCCGGTGTCCGGGGTCTTCCTCAAGGACTACCGGGTGGCCGACTGGTGA
- a CDS encoding WhiB family transcriptional regulator, with amino-acid sequence MPMNSTPPAPEQAFPWQETALCAQVGPEFFFPAPGSSTREAKQLCGACEGRVACLEYALANDERFGVWGGLSEKERGRLRRSGIRRHG; translated from the coding sequence ATGCCCATGAACAGCACTCCTCCCGCCCCCGAACAGGCCTTCCCCTGGCAGGAGACCGCCCTCTGCGCCCAGGTCGGCCCCGAGTTCTTCTTTCCGGCCCCCGGCTCGTCCACCCGCGAGGCGAAGCAGCTGTGCGGCGCCTGCGAGGGCCGTGTGGCGTGCCTGGAGTACGCACTCGCCAACGACGAGCGCTTCGGCGTCTGGGGCGGCCTCTCGGAGAAGGAGCGAGGCAGGCTGCGGCGCTCCGGGATCCGGCGCCACGGGTAG
- a CDS encoding VOC family protein produces the protein MLTTRYLTGSPNWLDLGSPDLGGAASFYCDLFGWTFRSPGPEAGGYGLFELDGRTTAGVMTVPPERGAPGWTLYFQSPSADDTAERVADGGGTVTREPADVWDLGRTAHFTDPAGVGFATWQPGTNEGLGVVNETGSLCWAELCTPDPGSALAFYRSVFGWDEFAVPVPGGDTYLTVNPAGAGEDAMFAGLVPLETDPVEAADGPYWLPYFEVTDTDATAAKAEDLGGTVRTPPIDLEDVGRIAKVADPYGARFAVIETAVKSAGAANAA, from the coding sequence ATGCTCACCACCCGCTATCTCACCGGCTCCCCGAACTGGCTCGACCTCGGCAGCCCTGACCTCGGGGGCGCGGCGTCGTTCTACTGCGACCTGTTCGGCTGGACGTTCCGTTCCCCGGGTCCCGAGGCCGGCGGCTACGGCCTGTTCGAACTCGACGGGAGGACCACGGCGGGCGTCATGACCGTGCCGCCGGAGCGGGGCGCGCCCGGCTGGACCCTCTACTTCCAGTCGCCGAGCGCCGACGACACCGCCGAACGGGTGGCGGACGGCGGCGGCACCGTCACCCGCGAACCGGCGGACGTGTGGGACCTCGGCCGCACGGCCCACTTCACCGACCCGGCGGGAGTGGGCTTCGCCACCTGGCAGCCGGGCACCAACGAGGGGCTCGGCGTCGTGAACGAGACCGGCTCGCTGTGCTGGGCCGAGCTCTGCACCCCGGACCCGGGCTCGGCCCTGGCGTTCTACCGTTCCGTCTTCGGCTGGGACGAGTTCGCCGTGCCCGTCCCCGGTGGCGACACATACCTCACCGTGAACCCGGCCGGCGCGGGGGAGGACGCGATGTTCGCCGGCCTCGTCCCGCTGGAGACCGACCCGGTGGAGGCGGCGGACGGACCGTACTGGCTGCCGTACTTCGAGGTCACCGACACCGACGCGACAGCGGCGAAGGCGGAGGACCTCGGAGGTACGGTCCGCACCCCGCCGATCGACCTCGAGGACGTCGGCCGCATCGCGAAAGTCGCGGATCCGTACGGAGCCCGCTTCGCGGTGATCGAGACCGCGGTGAAGAGCGCGGGCGCGGCGAACGCCGCGTGA
- a CDS encoding multicopper oxidase domain-containing protein: MDRRSFNRRLLAGGAVAATGVTSLSIAAAPAATSAEGAPRTAPAGGQVRHLKLYAEKLADGRMGYGLEKGGATVPGPMIELVEGDTLHIEFENTMDVPAGLHVHGVDYDIASDGTRASRSHVEPGATRTYTWRTHAPGRRKDGTWRAGSAGYWHYHDHVVGTDHGTGGIRKGLYGPVVVRRKGDLLPDKQFTIVFNDMTINNRPGHQSPDFRATVGDRVEIVMITHGEYYHTFHMHGHRWADNRTGLLTGPDDPSRIVDNKITGPADSFGFQIIAGEGVGAGAWMYHCHVQSHSDMGMAGLFLVAKPDGTIPGHDPHHPAAPASPGGRNGAKGASDWGTSGASVEHAH; the protein is encoded by the coding sequence ATGGACCGACGGAGCTTCAACCGGCGCCTGCTGGCGGGTGGCGCGGTCGCGGCAACCGGTGTGACATCGTTGTCCATTGCCGCGGCTCCCGCCGCGACCTCCGCGGAAGGAGCACCGAGGACCGCCCCGGCCGGCGGCCAGGTACGCCATCTCAAGCTGTATGCCGAGAAACTGGCGGACGGTCGGATGGGGTACGGCCTGGAGAAGGGCGGGGCGACCGTCCCCGGCCCGATGATCGAGCTCGTCGAGGGGGACACCCTGCACATCGAGTTCGAGAACACCATGGACGTGCCGGCCGGCCTCCATGTCCACGGCGTGGACTACGACATCGCCAGCGACGGCACCCGGGCGAGCAGGAGCCACGTCGAACCGGGTGCCACCCGCACCTACACCTGGCGCACCCACGCCCCGGGCAGACGCAAGGACGGCACCTGGCGAGCGGGCAGCGCGGGGTACTGGCACTACCACGACCATGTGGTGGGCACGGACCACGGCACCGGCGGTATCCGCAAGGGGCTTTACGGGCCGGTCGTGGTGCGCAGGAAGGGCGACCTGCTGCCGGACAAGCAGTTCACGATCGTCTTCAACGACATGACGATCAACAACAGGCCGGGACACCAGAGTCCGGACTTCCGGGCGACCGTGGGCGACCGGGTGGAGATCGTGATGATCACGCACGGCGAGTACTACCACACCTTCCATATGCACGGACATCGCTGGGCGGACAACAGGACCGGTCTGCTGACCGGACCCGACGACCCGTCCCGGATCGTCGACAACAAGATCACCGGACCCGCGGACTCCTTCGGCTTCCAGATCATCGCGGGTGAGGGCGTGGGCGCGGGCGCGTGGATGTACCACTGCCATGTGCAGAGCCACTCGGACATGGGGATGGCGGGACTGTTCCTGGTGGCCAAGCCGGACGGCACGATCCCCGGGCACGATCCGCACCACCCGGCGGCCCCGGCGTCACCAGGCGGGAGGAACGGGGCGAAAGGTGCTTCCGATTGGGGCACGTCGGGCGCGTCGGTGGAGCACGCGCACTGA
- a CDS encoding ThuA domain-containing protein produces the protein MHHAPHHRSRTRRGTAAALLAGAMAASLLGGTTATAKPAPDPPLSGATTLSPPSPPGGANVRVLVFHASAGQEPPTVDAGIAAVEQIGLTGPAVGRFRTEATDDASVFTDARRLGRYNAVVFLTGGGDVLDPEQEAGLEAYMEAGGGFVGIHDAARTEPYSDWFTGLVGARPTTSPAAVQRAVVEVGDRLHPATKSLPLNWKRPDKWLNWSVNPSGSVHTVARVKENTYQPGQGANGWDHPVSWCRDYDGGRSFYTAMGGTADSFAETDFRDHLRGALAWASRTSQADCKATITANYTAQRVTRPNQPGRNDQIGEPHGLVAAPDGRILYIGRGGADSSRPVVTDWDNPDIGKGKGEIHVYDPKTGKVTLAGALTVFGNKGGGDELTKNEEGLLGIELDPGFRTNGWVYLHYTPHSRINRDTHMAERYVSRFTLDLATNKLDTASEKVLLKWPVQIHSCCHAGGGMAFDSEGNLYIATGDNNSSGFSSGYSGNNPQPNFKGVSFADARRTAGNTNNLNGKILRIHPEDDGTYTLPEGNLFTGEEPDEGGGKTRGEIYVMGVRNPARIFVDRTTDILYAGWVGPDAGSPSTTWGPAKYDTFAAITRAGNHGWPFCMGNNQPYRDRNLPDPSRPLGWYDCAGPKNESPNNDGLVNLPPVTPNTIWYSPQGGAPDYPRDAAGVPSYKPEEQKLLLPWLKGGGQATMNGPVYRFDDAKSDPAVRWPAYWDGKWFVGDFYDGDQPRHAVLTDPKTVGKGGLPVHAESLKKIVPVGTDGIRNLMDWKFAPDGSLYVLDYGRGFFTSDSRSALWRVTYKGGGPTPAADQLARKAAHR, from the coding sequence ATGCACCACGCACCACATCACCGGTCGAGAACGCGTCGCGGGACGGCGGCGGCACTGCTGGCCGGGGCGATGGCCGCCTCGCTGCTGGGCGGGACCACCGCGACGGCGAAACCCGCGCCGGATCCTCCGCTGTCCGGGGCGACAACGTTGTCCCCGCCTTCGCCACCGGGCGGCGCGAACGTACGGGTGCTCGTCTTCCATGCCTCGGCCGGCCAGGAGCCACCGACCGTCGACGCCGGGATCGCGGCCGTCGAGCAGATCGGGCTGACGGGCCCGGCTGTGGGCAGGTTCCGCACCGAGGCCACCGACGACGCGTCCGTCTTCACCGACGCCAGAAGGCTCGGCCGGTACAACGCCGTGGTGTTCCTGACCGGCGGCGGGGACGTGCTCGACCCCGAGCAGGAGGCGGGCCTGGAGGCGTACATGGAGGCGGGCGGCGGTTTCGTCGGCATCCACGACGCCGCTCGCACCGAGCCGTACTCGGACTGGTTCACGGGTCTCGTGGGTGCCCGGCCCACCACCTCGCCGGCCGCCGTCCAGCGCGCCGTCGTCGAGGTCGGCGACCGGCTCCACCCGGCGACCAAGAGCCTCCCACTGAACTGGAAGCGCCCCGACAAGTGGCTCAACTGGTCGGTGAACCCCTCCGGTTCGGTCCACACCGTGGCCCGGGTCAAGGAGAACACGTACCAGCCGGGCCAGGGCGCCAACGGCTGGGACCACCCCGTGTCCTGGTGCCGGGACTACGACGGCGGCCGCTCCTTCTACACCGCCATGGGCGGGACGGCCGACTCGTTCGCCGAGACGGACTTCCGGGACCATCTGCGCGGCGCGCTGGCCTGGGCCTCCCGCACCTCGCAGGCGGACTGCAAGGCCACCATCACCGCCAACTACACGGCCCAGCGGGTCACCCGACCCAACCAGCCCGGCCGGAACGACCAGATCGGCGAGCCCCACGGCCTGGTCGCGGCACCCGACGGGCGGATCCTGTACATCGGGCGCGGCGGCGCCGACTCGTCCCGGCCGGTCGTGACCGACTGGGACAACCCGGACATCGGCAAGGGCAAGGGCGAGATCCACGTCTACGACCCGAAGACGGGGAAGGTGACCCTCGCGGGCGCGCTCACGGTCTTCGGCAACAAGGGCGGCGGTGACGAGCTCACCAAGAACGAGGAGGGGCTTCTCGGCATCGAGCTCGACCCGGGGTTCCGGACCAACGGCTGGGTGTACCTCCACTACACACCGCACTCGCGGATCAACCGCGACACGCACATGGCGGAGCGGTACGTCTCCCGCTTCACCCTCGACCTCGCCACCAACAAACTGGACACGGCGAGCGAGAAGGTGCTGCTGAAGTGGCCGGTGCAGATCCACAGCTGCTGCCACGCGGGCGGTGGGATGGCCTTCGACTCCGAGGGCAACCTCTACATCGCCACCGGCGACAACAACTCGTCCGGCTTCAGCTCGGGTTACTCGGGCAACAACCCGCAGCCGAACTTCAAGGGCGTGTCCTTCGCGGACGCACGGCGCACCGCGGGCAACACCAACAACCTCAACGGCAAGATCCTGCGGATCCACCCCGAGGACGACGGGACGTACACCCTCCCCGAGGGCAACCTCTTCACCGGTGAGGAGCCGGACGAGGGCGGCGGCAAGACCCGTGGCGAGATCTATGTGATGGGTGTACGCAATCCGGCGCGGATCTTCGTCGACAGGACGACCGACATCCTGTACGCGGGCTGGGTCGGCCCGGACGCCGGTTCGCCGTCGACGACGTGGGGCCCGGCCAAGTACGACACGTTCGCCGCGATCACCAGGGCGGGCAACCACGGCTGGCCGTTCTGCATGGGCAACAACCAGCCCTACCGGGACCGCAATCTGCCCGACCCGAGCCGGCCGCTCGGCTGGTACGACTGCGCCGGGCCGAAGAACGAGTCGCCCAACAACGACGGCCTGGTGAACCTGCCGCCGGTGACGCCGAACACGATCTGGTACTCGCCGCAGGGCGGCGCGCCGGACTACCCGCGCGACGCCGCCGGAGTGCCCAGCTACAAGCCGGAGGAGCAGAAGCTGCTGCTGCCGTGGCTGAAGGGCGGCGGTCAGGCGACCATGAACGGCCCGGTGTACCGGTTCGACGACGCGAAGAGCGACCCTGCCGTGCGCTGGCCCGCGTACTGGGACGGCAAGTGGTTCGTGGGCGACTTCTACGACGGCGACCAGCCGCGGCACGCGGTCCTGACCGACCCGAAGACCGTCGGCAAGGGGGGACTGCCCGTGCACGCCGAGTCCCTGAAGAAGATCGTCCCGGTCGGCACGGACGGCATCCGCAACCTGATGGACTGGAAGTTCGCCCCGGACGGGTCGCTGTACGTCCTCGACTACGGTCGCGGCTTCTTCACCTCCGATTCCCGGTCCGCGCTGTGGCGCGTGACGTACAAGGGCGGCGGGCCGACCCCGGCCGCCGATCAGCTCGCGAGGAAGGCGGCGCACCGGTGA
- a CDS encoding OmpL47-type beta-barrel domain-containing protein — MRPFRQGQLRLWTALLGALVTVLGLTSTVAYGRAGEREADTAAAQTLTWTAGDPIDRYLSFPTTAVAGATTIVFENSRATGNTTGMPHTLSFDVSDPEYNDDVPLNILANPNDDQGGKHSAEVTLSPGRYRFHCTIPGHGQMQGVLTVTDPGGEDTTAPETSAKVEGEKNADGAYIGHATVTVAATDAGSGVDTVEYALGADGAWQPYTAPVMVHETGTHKVRYRATDKAGNTATEKTVDFTVVAPPTDDMTPPETSATVSGEKNEQGEYLGMATVTVTASDTGSGVGTVEYALGADGAWQPYTAPVMVHETGTHKVRYRATDKAGNTATEKTVDFTVVAPPTQDRTPPTTAATVTGSRNSDGAYITSATVTVTAADTDSGVERIEYSLDAGPYLAYTAPVIVDRIGFHTVRYRATDKAGNTSEAGEKSFTVAESGGVPAPNCPEYDERLTVIVGTVDTGVPNRVTRSRCTVNELIEDEKDWSSHALFLKHVDEVLDRLLADGVIDLREHKTIYKAARQSGIGQPGQTSGYRDLFDGTASSFAKWQHVGGGSFGLNADGSMTSGTTRGGLGMLWFPQRQYGDFSLKLQWRDDAPGTGNANSGVFVRFPYVHGNPEEPRPEWVAIKYGHEVQVLDRPDGDMYKTGSVYGFDRVGLGGAGVTPKGTWNDYEIRVEGQHYSVHRNGVLINEFENGGGQEFVPPRGDDPGTDGRRYAQGYIGLQVHGTTDVISYRNIRVKEL, encoded by the coding sequence GTGAGACCATTCCGGCAGGGACAGCTCCGGCTGTGGACGGCGCTGCTGGGCGCGCTGGTGACGGTGCTCGGGCTGACCTCGACCGTCGCCTACGGGCGGGCCGGCGAACGGGAGGCGGACACGGCCGCGGCCCAGACGCTCACCTGGACGGCGGGGGACCCGATCGACCGCTATCTGTCGTTCCCGACGACCGCGGTGGCGGGCGCGACGACCATCGTCTTCGAGAACAGCCGGGCGACCGGAAACACCACCGGCATGCCGCACACACTGTCCTTCGACGTCTCGGACCCCGAGTACAACGACGACGTGCCGCTGAACATCCTGGCGAACCCCAACGACGACCAGGGCGGGAAGCACTCGGCCGAGGTCACGCTGTCACCGGGCCGGTACCGCTTCCACTGCACGATCCCCGGCCACGGCCAGATGCAGGGCGTCCTCACGGTGACCGACCCGGGCGGTGAGGACACGACGGCGCCCGAGACCTCCGCGAAGGTCGAGGGCGAGAAGAACGCCGACGGCGCCTACATCGGCCATGCCACGGTGACCGTGGCGGCGACCGACGCCGGTTCCGGCGTCGACACCGTCGAGTACGCGCTGGGCGCGGACGGGGCCTGGCAGCCCTACACCGCACCCGTCATGGTCCACGAGACCGGCACCCACAAGGTCCGCTACCGCGCCACCGACAAGGCCGGCAACACCGCCACCGAGAAGACCGTCGACTTCACCGTCGTCGCCCCGCCGACGGACGACATGACCCCGCCGGAGACCTCGGCGACGGTCAGCGGCGAGAAGAACGAGCAGGGCGAGTACCTGGGCATGGCGACGGTCACCGTGACCGCCTCCGACACCGGTTCCGGGGTCGGCACCGTCGAGTACGCGCTGGGCGCGGACGGGGCCTGGCAGCCCTACACCGCACCCGTCATGGTCCACGAGACCGGCACCCACAAGGTCCGCTACCGCGCCACCGACAAGGCCGGCAACACCGCCACCGAGAAGACCGTCGACTTCACCGTCGTCGCCCCGCCGACGCAGGACAGGACGCCGCCGACGACCGCGGCGACGGTGACCGGCAGCAGGAACTCGGACGGTGCGTACATCACCAGCGCCACGGTGACGGTGACGGCGGCGGACACGGACTCGGGGGTGGAGCGCATCGAGTACTCGCTGGACGCGGGCCCGTACCTGGCCTACACCGCGCCCGTGATCGTCGACCGGATCGGGTTCCACACCGTGCGGTACCGGGCGACCGACAAGGCCGGCAACACCTCCGAGGCGGGGGAGAAGTCCTTCACGGTCGCGGAGAGCGGTGGCGTCCCCGCCCCGAACTGCCCGGAGTACGACGAGCGGCTGACCGTGATCGTCGGCACCGTCGACACGGGGGTGCCGAACCGGGTCACCCGCTCCCGCTGCACGGTCAACGAGCTGATCGAGGACGAGAAGGACTGGAGCTCCCACGCCCTGTTCCTCAAGCACGTCGACGAGGTGCTGGACCGGTTGCTGGCCGACGGCGTGATCGACCTGCGCGAGCACAAAACGATCTACAAGGCGGCCAGGCAGTCCGGCATCGGCCAGCCGGGACAGACCAGCGGCTACCGCGACCTGTTCGACGGCACGGCCTCGTCGTTCGCCAAGTGGCAGCACGTGGGCGGCGGTTCGTTCGGCCTCAACGCCGACGGGTCCATGACCAGCGGCACCACCAGGGGTGGCCTGGGCATGCTGTGGTTCCCGCAGCGGCAGTACGGCGACTTCTCGCTGAAGCTCCAGTGGCGGGACGACGCTCCGGGGACCGGCAACGCCAACAGCGGTGTGTTCGTGCGCTTCCCGTATGTGCACGGCAACCCGGAGGAGCCGCGGCCGGAGTGGGTGGCCATCAAGTACGGCCATGAGGTGCAGGTCCTGGACCGGCCCGACGGCGACATGTACAAGACCGGTTCCGTCTACGGCTTCGACCGCGTCGGTCTCGGCGGGGCCGGGGTCACCCCCAAGGGCACCTGGAACGACTACGAGATCCGGGTGGAGGGGCAGCACTACTCGGTCCACCGCAACGGTGTCCTGATCAACGAGTTCGAGAACGGCGGCGGCCAGGAGTTCGTCCCGCCGCGCGGCGACGACCCGGGCACGGACGGGCGCCGGTACGCACAGGGCTACATCGGTCTCCAGGTGCACGGCACCACCGATGTGATCTCCTACCGCAACATCCGGGTGAAGGAGCTGTAG
- the ligD gene encoding non-homologous end-joining DNA ligase, with amino-acid sequence MAGAVEVEVGGRIVRVSNPDKVYFPERGYTKMDMVQYYLAVGDGITRALRDRPTTLERYPDGVTGESFFQKRAPKYLPDWIPTAHITFPSGRSADEMCPTEPAAVAWAANLGAVTFHPWPVRREDTDHPDELRIDLDPQPGTDYADAVRAAHELRDVLDSAGLRGWPKTSGGRGLHVFVPIEPRWTFTQVRRAAIACGRQLERRMPDHVTIRWWKEERGARIFVDYNQTARDRTIASAYSVRPRPHAPVSAPLRWEEIDDAVPEDFDIVTMRTRYADAGDVHADMDDRRFGLEALLELARRDEAEHGLGDLPYPPEYPKMPGEPKRVQPSRAKKDAPAGPAAKRAGRAPAKTRDGAGEGTQGGTGEKDQGGG; translated from the coding sequence ATGGCCGGAGCGGTGGAAGTGGAAGTGGGCGGGCGGATCGTCCGTGTGTCCAATCCGGACAAGGTGTACTTCCCCGAACGCGGCTACACCAAGATGGACATGGTCCAGTACTACCTCGCCGTCGGCGACGGCATCACCCGTGCGCTTCGGGACCGGCCCACCACCCTGGAGCGCTACCCCGACGGGGTGACCGGCGAGTCGTTCTTCCAGAAGCGCGCCCCGAAGTACCTCCCCGACTGGATCCCCACCGCCCACATCACGTTCCCCAGCGGCCGGTCGGCCGACGAGATGTGCCCGACCGAACCCGCCGCCGTGGCCTGGGCCGCCAACCTCGGCGCCGTCACCTTCCACCCGTGGCCGGTCCGTCGCGAGGACACCGACCACCCCGACGAACTGCGCATCGACCTCGACCCGCAGCCCGGCACCGACTACGCCGACGCCGTCCGCGCCGCCCACGAGCTGCGGGACGTCCTGGACTCGGCCGGGCTGCGCGGCTGGCCCAAGACGTCCGGCGGACGCGGACTCCATGTGTTCGTCCCCATCGAACCGCGCTGGACGTTCACCCAGGTCCGGCGCGCCGCCATCGCTTGCGGGAGGCAGCTGGAACGCAGGATGCCGGACCACGTCACCATCAGGTGGTGGAAGGAGGAGCGCGGCGCACGGATCTTCGTCGACTACAACCAGACCGCCCGCGATCGCACCATCGCCTCCGCGTACTCCGTGCGGCCCCGCCCCCACGCCCCGGTCTCCGCGCCGCTGCGCTGGGAGGAGATCGACGACGCCGTCCCCGAGGACTTCGACATCGTGACGATGCGGACGCGCTACGCCGATGCCGGTGACGTCCACGCCGACATGGACGACCGCCGCTTCGGCCTGGAGGCGCTGCTGGAGCTGGCCCGCCGCGACGAGGCGGAGCACGGGCTGGGCGATCTGCCGTACCCGCCGGAGTACCCGAAGATGCCCGGCGAGCCGAAGCGGGTGCAGCCGAGCCGCGCGAAGAAGGACGCCCCGGCCGGCCCCGCCGCGAAGCGGGCCGGGCGCGCGCCCGCGAAGACGCGGGACGGCGCCGGGGAGGGGACGCAGGGAGGGACGGGGGAGAAGGACCAGGGCGGCGGCTGA
- a CDS encoding ATP-dependent DNA ligase yields MDLPVMPPVKPMLAKSVAKIPPGMQYEAKWDGFRAIVHRDGDEVVIGSRTGKPLTRYFPELVTALRGNLPERCVVDGEIVIAHGGRLDFDRLTERIHPADSRVRMLAERTPASFVAFDLLALGDDALLDTPLAERRARLVEALAGAREPVHIAPATTDTAVAERWFEQYEGAGLDGVIAKPLDLPYRPDARLMYKVKHERTADVVVAGYRFHKSGPVVGSLLLGLHDAGGSLQHVGVCAAFSMKRREELVAELEPLRLADVSEHPWARWAQEEAHESARLPGAPSRWSGKKDLSWVALRPERVVEVAYDHMEGDRFRHTAQFRRWRPDRTPESCTYSQLDEPVRYDLSEVLSAPPSG; encoded by the coding sequence ATGGATCTGCCGGTCATGCCCCCCGTGAAACCGATGCTCGCCAAGTCCGTGGCGAAGATCCCGCCCGGGATGCAGTACGAGGCGAAGTGGGACGGATTCCGTGCGATCGTCCACCGGGACGGCGACGAGGTGGTGATCGGCAGCCGCACCGGGAAGCCGCTGACCCGCTACTTCCCCGAGTTGGTCACGGCCCTGCGCGGCAATCTGCCGGAGCGCTGCGTCGTCGACGGCGAGATCGTGATCGCCCACGGGGGACGGCTGGACTTCGACCGGCTCACCGAGCGCATCCATCCGGCGGACTCCCGGGTGCGGATGCTCGCCGAGCGCACCCCGGCCAGCTTCGTGGCCTTCGACCTCCTGGCCCTCGGCGACGACGCGCTGCTCGACACCCCGCTGGCGGAGCGGCGCGCGCGGCTCGTGGAGGCGCTGGCGGGGGCGCGCGAACCGGTGCACATCGCGCCCGCGACGACGGACACCGCCGTCGCGGAGCGGTGGTTCGAGCAGTACGAGGGGGCCGGTCTCGACGGGGTGATCGCCAAGCCGCTGGATCTTCCGTACCGGCCCGACGCCCGACTGATGTACAAGGTCAAGCACGAGCGGACCGCGGACGTGGTCGTCGCCGGCTACCGCTTCCACAAGAGCGGACCGGTCGTCGGCTCGCTGCTGCTCGGCCTGCACGACGCCGGGGGCTCCCTGCAGCACGTGGGCGTCTGCGCCGCGTTCTCCATGAAGCGCCGCGAGGAGCTGGTGGCGGAGCTGGAGCCGCTGCGCCTGGCGGACGTGTCGGAGCACCCCTGGGCGCGCTGGGCGCAGGAGGAGGCGCACGAGTCGGCCCGGCTGCCCGGTGCGCCGAGCCGCTGGTCGGGCAAGAAGGACCTGTCGTGGGTGGCACTGCGGCCCGAGCGGGTGGTGGAGGTCGCGTACGACCACATGGAGGGGGACCGCTTCCGCCACACGGCTCAGTTCCGCCGGTGGCGGCCGGACCGCACTCCGGAGAGCTGCACGTACTCGCAACTGGACGAGCCGGTGCGCTACGACCTCTCGGAGGTCCTGTCGGCGCCGCCGTCGGGGTGA